One Ostrea edulis chromosome 2, xbOstEdul1.1, whole genome shotgun sequence genomic region harbors:
- the LOC125681068 gene encoding metal-response element-binding transcription factor 2-like yields MAKTRGSYQEDSNGNTDSPTLSNSNDIVNVSPPQVMPKLSPKVFNKEDSSPIQNIPHSTTGCPSLLVEASTYEESFSSFLNKTMTTSEYFDSSENANFTRCKRTDSKFLENNNIKFCKENIPFQDIMKDSPHRRNKLLGMPHSKSTALSRREDMVVVKKSKKTNFVRSSETQSRREQANLPTAVASVSTTNCTPREIQQTLTVEQGSLSANTEELYAAPKRRKQGRPVGSKNQQFKYTKSRQSKRGRVEHQQVRVSETEAEDSRYSFTIGQDVLARWNDGLFYLGSVQKIEKNKSRCFVRFEDHSEYWILFKDLQKGAKDDEISCCVCQTDQSEEPNEIVLCDNCGLGYHQACHNPNISDDVLAPDVEWCCRLCIFAAAVKEGGALKSGPDARALQNMKQSFPYKLESLTWDVQHKVNVEQCYCYCGGPGDWHQKMLQCCRCRQWFHEACIQCLEYPLVIGDRFYLFVCSHCNTGPEYIKRLEMTWADLTHLALFNLTIQLKTKKKYFTPDDIVDFINANWEKLQLSQFVHIPEYERIDHVEKALKEGKKRFGCGQEIRRNSMYMLKLRAPPSVPTLILPLEGQVTDEVMQNLQLTGNKKVKKFVPIICKSPIPLNYRGSMLEIQDSIALKSRKNLSLAITTNVEPNPYSTNQEYIGYTGKDYSVKRHKKSTSLSSLIPVPEDFDGYNHPFLFECEQNHEKALARRKHDLQKYLFYTTELNIHTESDIVEEPKVNNWEPPVERKGSRKRKHIDESAVLTSKRRRVTVSQETEKHYVEELLEQPNSIKTDMSLCFDTVEKMKKGEKYYVGGKRTVGDCIQYLVAWEGLHTK; encoded by the exons ATGGCAAAAACAAGAGGGTCTTATCAGGAGGACTCAAACGGTAATACTGATTCTCCAACACTTAGTAACAGCAATGATATAGTGAATGTAAGCCCTCCGCAAGTCATGCCAAAGCTCTCCCCCAAAGTGTTCAACAAAGAAGACAGCAGTCCCATCCAAAACATCCCTCATTCCACAACAGGATGTCCATCGCTATTGGTGGAGGCAAGTACTTATGAAGAAAGTTTCAGCAGCTTTCTGAACAAGACTATGACAACATCAGAATATTTTGATTCCTCCGAAAATGCCAATTTTACTAGGTGCAAAAGAACAGACTCCAAGTTtcttgaaaataataatatcaaGTTTTGCAAGGAGAATATACCTTTTCAAGACATTATGAAAGATTCTCCACATCGTAGAAACAAATTGCTCGGCATGCCTCATTCAAAGTCTACAGCATTATCTAGAAGGGAAGACATGGTTGTGGTGAAAAAGTCAAAGAAAACAAACTTTGTGAGAAGTTCAGAAACTCAGAGTAGAAGAGAGCAGGCCAATCTCCCCACGGCAGTAGCGAGTGTGTCTACCACCAACTGTACACCGAGGGAAATTCAGCAAACGTTGACAGTTGAACAAGGAAGCCTAAGTGCTAACACTGAAGAGCTCTACGCTGCTCCAAAGAGAAGGAAGCAAGGCAGACCTGTTGGAAGCAAGAACCAACAGTTCAAATACACAAAATCAAGACAGTCAAAACGAGGAAGAGTAGAGCACCAGCAAGTCAGGGTTTCAGAGACTGAAGCAGAAGACTCGCGCTACAGCTTCACTATAGGACAAGATGTCCTAGCAAGATGGAATGATGGCCTTTTCTACTTAGGATCTGTACAGAAA attgagAAAAATAAGTCCAGGTGTTTTGTTAGGTTTGAGGACCATTCCGAgtattggatattgtttaaagATCTGCAAAaag GTGCCAAAGATGATGAAATTAGTTGCTGCGTGTGCCAAACAGACCAATCTGAGGAGCCAAATGAGATTGTCTTGTGTGACAATTGTGGTTTAG GGTATCACCAAGCTTGTCATAACCCCAACATTAGTGATGATGTCCTGGCCCCAGATGTTGAATGGTGCTGTAGACTTTGCATATTTGCTGCAGCAGTAAAG gagggtggagcTTTAAAGAGTGGGCCTGATG CCAGGGCCTTGCAGAATATGAAACAGTCTTTCCCTTATAAG CTGGAATCCTTGACCTGGGATGTTCAGCACAAGGTGAATGTGGAGCAGTGCTACTGTTACTGTGGGGGGCCTGGAGA TTGGCACCAGAAAATGCTGCAGTGTTGTCGATGCAGACAATGGTTTCATGAAG CCTGTATACAGTGTCTGGAGTACCCGCTGGTTATTGGAGACCGATTCTACTTGTTTGTGTGTTCACACTGTAACACGGGGCCCGAGTACATCAAACGATTAGAGATGACATG gGCTGATTTGACCCACCTTGCTCTTTTTAATCTAACCATCCAGTTGAAAACTAAGAAGAAGTACTTTACTCCTGATGACATTGTTGATTTTATCAATGCCAACTGGGAAAAACTCCAGCTTTCACAG TTTGTCCATATACCAGAATATGAAAGAATAGACCATGTGGAGAAAGCCTTAAAGGAAGGAAAGAAACG TTTTGGATGTGGACAGGAAATACGTAGGAATTCTATGTATATGCTGAAGTTGAGAGCTCCACCCTCTGTTCCAACTTTGATCCTCCCCTTGGAGGGCCAAGTTACGGATGAAGTCATGCAGAACCTCCAGCTGACAGGAAacaaaaaagtgaaaaaatttGTTCCCATTATTTG cAAATCTCCAATACCTCTGAACTACAGGGGAAGCATGCTTGAGATTCAGGACAGCATTGCTCTGAAATCAAGGAAGAATTTATCATTAGCAATCACAACG AATGTGGAGCCAAATCCATATAGCACTAATCAAGAATACATAGGTTACACGGGAAAGGACTATTCCGTCAAACGTCACAAAAAATCTACGTCTTTGTCGTCTCTGATTCCAGTGCCTGAAGATTTTGATGGATATAATCATCCTTTTCTCTTCGAGTGTGAACAGAATCATGAAAAGGCCTTAGCCAGGAGAAAACATGATCTACAGAAATATCTGTTTTACACTACAGAACTCAATATTCACACGGAATCTGATATAGTGGAGGAGCCCAAGGTCAACAATTGGGAGCCACCAGTTGAGAGAAAGGGATCACGAAAGAGGAAGCATATAGACGAATCCGCTGTGTTGACGTCTAAAAGGAGACGTGTGACGGTTTCACAAGAGACCGAGAAACATTATGTAGAGGAATTACTAGAACAGCCAAATAGCATCAAAACAGACATGAGTTTGTGTTTTGATACAGTAGAGAAAATGAAAAAGGGAGAGAAGTATTATGTAGGGGGAAAGAGAACTGTAGGAGACTGCATTCAGTACCTAGTGGCCTGGGAGGGTCTACACACAAAGTGA